The Chlorocebus sabaeus isolate Y175 chromosome 6, mChlSab1.0.hap1, whole genome shotgun sequence genome has a segment encoding these proteins:
- the LOC103234056 gene encoding LOW QUALITY PROTEIN: olfactory receptor 7A17-like (The sequence of the model RefSeq protein was modified relative to this genomic sequence to represent the inferred CDS: inserted 1 base in 1 codon) has product MLVSCSLSLSFGSHINNMKPGNETQISQFLLLGLSEEPELQPLLYGLFLSMYLVTVLGNLLIILATISDSRLHTPMYFFLSNLSFADICSVSTTVPKMLMNIQTHSNVITYTGCITQMYFFVLFVMLDSLLLTVMAYDRFVAICHPLHYTVIMNPWLCGLLVLVPWIVSILYSLLHSLMALLLSFCTELEISHFFCELNQVVHLACSDTFINDMMMNFTSVLLGGDXLAGILYSYFKILCCICSISSAQGVNKALSTCASHLSVVSLFYCTGLGVYLGSAATHSSLSNAAASVMYTVVTPMLNPFIYSLRNKDIKRALNRFFRERQ; this is encoded by the exons ATGCTTGTGtcatgttctctttctctctcttttggaaGTCACATCAACAACATGAAACCAGGGAATGAGACACAAATTTCACAATTCCTTCTCCTGGGGCTTTCAGAGGAACCAGAATTGCAGCCCTTGCTCTATGGGCTGTTCCTGTCCATGTACCTGGTCACTGTGCTGGGGAACCTGCTCATCATCCTGGCCACAATCTCAGACTCCCGTCTCCACAcccccatgtacttcttcctttccaacttgtCTTTTGCAGACATCTGTTCTGTCTCTACCACTGTCCCGAAGATGCTGATGAACATCCAGACACACAGCAACGTCATCACCTACACAGGCTGCATCACTCAGATGTACTTTTTTGTACTCTTTGTAATGTTGGACAGTTTACTCCTGACCGTGATGGCCTATGACCGGTTTGTGGCCATCTGTCACCCCCTGCACTACACGGTCATTATGAACCCCTGGCTCTGTGGACTGCTGGTTCTGGTGCCCTGGATTGTAAGCATCCTATATTCTCTGTTACACAGCTTAATGGCATTGCTGCTGTCCTTCTGTACAGAATTGGAAATCTCTCATTTTTTCTGTGAACTTAATCAGGTCGTTCACCTTGCCTGTTCCGACACCTTTATTAATGACATGATGATGAATTTTACAAGTGTGCTGCTGGGTGGGG GCCTCGCTGGAATCCTTTACTCTTACTTTAAGATACTTTGTTGCATATGTTCAATCTCATCAGCTCAGGGGGTGAACAAAGCACTTTCCACCTGTGCATCTCACCTCTCAGTTGTCTCCTTATTTTATTGTACAGGCTTAGGTGTGTACCTTGGTTCTGCTGCAACCCACAGCTCACTCTCAAATGCTGCAGCCTCAGTGATGTACACTGTGGTCACCCCCATGCTGAACCCCTTCATCTACAGCCTGAGGAATAAAGACATAAAGAGAGCCCTGAATCGATTCTTCAGAGAGCGGCAATAA